Within the Gloeobacter kilaueensis JS1 genome, the region TTTTTGAAATGCCGCCGCAGATGGGCCAGACACTTTTGCTGCGCCTGCACCTGATAGCCGTTGTAGGCACTGAAGTCATCACTGACGAGGGTGCCACAAAAGCGCTCGCCCAACCGACCACGCAGTTCCAAACGCGAGCGCGTCTGCCCGGCATGAAATAGACTCAGCCGCTCGCTGCCAAAGTGCCACAACCACTCTTTACACCCAGCCACCGGCCAGGGCGTCTCATCCACATACACCACCGCCTCAGTGGCCAGATGCTGCCAGGCCGCCTGCACACTGGCAGCGACCGCCAGGGCCGTGCGCTCCTTGACTGCCGCCAGCGTCCCCACCGCAGGCCGCCAGCCGCACAAGCTCTCGACGAATTCGGCTTGTTTGTCCAGACTGAGATGGCCGTAGTGGCCCAACCAACTCAGCACCGCCATGAGCGTGGCATCCAGCTCAAAGTGACCGACCAGACGGCTGGGCCACTTTGGGGTGTGGGTGCTCCGGCAGTGCGTACAGCATCCAGTCGGGCGGCGAAACTCGACGATTTCGAGAGGCCGCTCGGCAAAACAGGCCACCTGCCGCGCTTCGACGCTCAGGGTCTGCCACTGCCTCCCGCCGCACTGGGGACACTCCCCCAGCGAGACCGCTTCCAAACGGTCTGGGGTGCCGAAGCCTTTGCGGGTTTTGCCCTGATGGCCGGGCTGAGCACCCGGTTTTCTTTTCGGAACCTTGGGTTCTCCTTCGGGCTTGGGTTTGGGTGATTCGGGCTTTGTGAGGAGGTCTGCGGAGGGGGGACGGCTTGAGGTGGTGCTGTCGGTGGCCAGACGGGTTTGCAACTGTTCAACGATGCCCCCCAGGCGGGTAATGTACTCCAGCAACAAGTCAATCGCCTGCGGCTGGGGCATCTGCAATAACTCGTCACGGCTGGGCAGGGGTGGTAACGCACTCATACCGAAAGCGTACAGTCTGTTATCGCTCCGTCAAGACCAGCACGTGAATGCTTACGTGTCTGGACCATCTGCTGCTAGGCTCACGCCGTCTAGAACTAAAAACGATATTTCAGCAACTTGCACTGGCCCGATTGGCTGAGATGCAAAGGCGTAAGAAAAATTTGGAGAACCATTATTTGCGTTTATAGCTAACTCTTTCGGGTCGTATGAAATCTTGAAGTCTAGTTTGGTTATGGCTTCTCCACTGCTAGGTTCATAAACTACTCTAATTGTTACATGCTGGCCAGGACTTGCTTCAATCAAGCTTTGCTGATAGTAAAGTCTCCCTGCCTATGCTGAGGCTTT harbors:
- the tnpC gene encoding IS66 family transposase — translated: MSALPPLPSRDELLQMPQPQAIDLLLEYITRLGGIVEQLQTRLATDSTTSSRPPSADLLTKPESPKPKPEGEPKVPKRKPGAQPGHQGKTRKGFGTPDRLEAVSLGECPQCGGRQWQTLSVEARQVACFAERPLEIVEFRRPTGCCTHCRSTHTPKWPSRLVGHFELDATLMAVLSWLGHYGHLSLDKQAEFVESLCGWRPAVGTLAAVKERTALAVAASVQAAWQHLATEAVVYVDETPWPVAGCKEWLWHFGSERLSLFHAGQTRSRLELRGRLGERFCGTLVSDDFSAYNGYQVQAQQKCLAHLRRHFKKLALHPAEPAGIGAVFIELIDEAFKRYRQWQQDGDSASWQSWGQQFRVRVEQAIRTWQPKAAYAGSKLLRSLQERAGQWWQFLSNPAVRPDNNLSERNLRLAVTRRKVSGGSRSQAGYAQTADLLSVIQSCRRQGRSAMEFFVRALQATYHGGFAQPSLIPETST